TGCATCGAAGAGTTCGGCCAAGCCGTCGTGCGGCTCGATCTGGATCGTGTAGGGATTGAACTCCAAGCCCATCGACTCGACGAACCGGCGCGCGAACCCCTCCCAGTCGACTTCCGGATACGCAGCGAGGTGGGCGTTATAGCTGCCGGTGGCGCCATTGATCTTGCCGCGGATCGCTACCGCCCCGATGCGCGCACGGCCTTCGCGCAGGCGGTAGACGAAGTTCGCGATCTCCTTGCCGAGTGTCGTCGGCGTGGCCGGCTGGCCGTGGGTGCGCGCGAGCATCGGCAGGTCCGCGTGCAGGTGGGCAAGCTCCGTCAGACGGCGCTCCAGCGCCTCGATCTCTGCGCTGAGCACGCCACGCGCGGTGCTCACCATGAGCGCGTACGCGAGATTGTTGATGTCCTCGGACGTGCACGCGAAGTGGATGAAGCCGACTGCGTCCTCGAGCTCGCTGTTGCCGGCGACCTTCTCCTTGAGCCAGTACTCGATCGCCTTGACGTCGTGGTTGGTCTCGCCCTCGATCGCCTTTACCCGATCGGCATCGGATTCCGCGAACGTCTCGACGAGGCCCTGCAGCGTCGCTCGTGCGGAGGAACTGAACGGGCGAATACCGTCGATCTCCGCCGTCTCGGCGAGCTGCAGCAGCCAGGCGATCTCCACCGCGATGCGATGACGGATGAGTCCGAACTCGCTCAGGTCGCGGCGCAAGGCGTGCAGCTGGCGCGCATAGCGGCCGTCGAGCGGTGACAGGGCGGTGAGCGGCGTGACGGGAATCGTCGGCATGGGAAGACCTTCGGTGCGCGGGAATGTTAGCACAGGGGTGAGGCGCACTCGATGGGCGTGCAGCGGAGGCGGTGCGGGATGCCTGGCGCGCGGGCGATGCTATACTCGGACTCACTTCAGAGTGATCATCCGTCATGAAACTGATAGGCACCAGGACCAGTCCGTACACGCGCAAGGTGCGCGTCGTCCTCGCCGAGAAACGCATCGAATGCGCGTTCGTGGAGGATGCGCCGAACGAGCCCGGCAGCCGCGTCCCGCAGTTCAACCCGTTGGGGAAGATCCCGGTCCTGGTGATGGAGGACGGTTCGTCGCTCTACGATTCGCGCGTGATCGTCGAGTATCTCGATTGCGCATCACCGGTGTCGCGGCTCCTGCCCGACATCAACCGCGAGCGGGTTCAGGTCAAGCGCTGGGAAGCGCTGGCGGACGGCGTGTGCGATGCGGTGGTTGCCATCGTCGCCGAGCAGC
The genomic region above belongs to Betaproteobacteria bacterium and contains:
- the purB gene encoding adenylosuccinate lyase gives rise to the protein MPVTPLTALSPLDGRYARQLHALRRDLSEFGLIRHRIAVEIAWLLQLAETAEIDGIRPFSSSARATLQGLVETFAESDADRVKAIEGETNHDVKAIEYWLKEKVAGNSELEDAVGFIHFACTSEDINNLAYALMVSTARGVLSAEIEALERRLTELAHLHADLPMLARTHGQPATPTTLGKEIANFVYRLREGRARIGAVAIRGKINGATGSYNAHLAAYPEVDWEGFARRFVESMGLEFNPYTIQIEPHDGLAELFDALARLNTVLIDLDRDMWGYISLGYFRQHAVAGEVGSSTMPHKVNPIDFENSEGNLGVANALLRHLAEKLPVSRWQRDLTDSTVLRNVGVAFGHSLLGYRSLARGLAKVEADPVRLAEDLDDNWDVLAEAVQTVMRRYGLPNPYEQLKALTRGKGGITPEALREFIQSLDLPEAERERLAALTPATYLGKAAELARRI
- a CDS encoding glutathione S-transferase, coding for MKLIGTRTSPYTRKVRVVLAEKRIECAFVEDAPNEPGSRVPQFNPLGKIPVLVMEDGSSLYDSRVIVEYLDCASPVSRLLPDINRERVQVKRWEALADGVCDAVVAIVAEQRRPAVRQEAAWLERQSQKMERGVATMAADLAERNWCCGDNYGLADIAVGIALGYLDLRRPEFDWRGTHPNLAAHAEKLFKRPSFRDTAPPAA